TATGTTCGGTTACCAGAATGTGCAAAATGAATCCAACGATCCGTATTATCGCTATCGGGCTGATTTTGTTACTCTGGGGATCTCCGCCGGCTATTAAGGCCTCGCCGGTCCGGCCTTTTACTTCATTCCGTATTTTTTTAATTTGTAGCGCAGATGCCGTTCGCCCATGCCCAGCCGGGCGGCGGCTTTGCTTTGATTGCCCGCCGCAGCCTGCAGAGCCTCCAGGATCAACTTTTTTTCAAACCAGGCGACCTGCTCCTGAAAAGAGGCGCCTGCCTCCGGTTCGGTTGCGGACGGCGTCGCCAGGGCGTGCAGAGGCAGGTCCCGGCTGGTGATGAGTTCGTCGCGACACAGCACCACCGCCTGCTCCACCATGTTCTCCAACTCGCGCACATTGCCGGGATAGTCGTGTTTGAGCAAAAGGTCCATGGCCTCGCGGGAAAAACCGTGAACCGGTTTTTCGTTCAGCCGGGCGAACCGTTTTAAAAATTGGTTGGCCAGCGCCGGGATATCCATACGGCGTTCACGCAATGCCGGCAGGCGTATCTGCACGACGTTGAGCCGGTAATAGAGATCCTGACGAAAAGCGCCCTCTTTCACCAGAGTCTCCAGGTTCCGGTGCGTGGCTGCGATCAGGCGCACATCGACCTGAATGGGTTGAGAGGATCCCAGCCGTTCAAAAGATTGGCTCTGCAGCACGCGCAGCAGTTTGACCTGCAGCCCGGCCGGTATATCGCCGACCTCATCGATGAACAGAGTGCCGGAGTGCGCCATCTCGAACCGGCCCTGGCGGAATTTTTCCGCGCCGGTAAAAGCGCCTTTCTCGTGACCGAACATTTCGCTTTCCAGCAGCTGCTCCGGCAGAGCGGCCATATTGACCGCCACAAAAGGCTTGTCGCGCCGCGGTCCGGCCAGATGGATGGCTTTGGCCACCAGCTCCTTGCCCGTGCCGCTTTCCCCCAGAATCAGCACGGTCGCCTTGCTTTCAGCCGCACGGCCGGCGATGCTCAGGCTCTCCTGCATGAGCGGACTGGAGGTGATGATGCCCTGGAACGTTTGCTGCTCCTGCACCAGCTCACGCAAACGGGCGTTTTCAGAAAGCAGTTGCTTTCTTTCGATCGCCTTGGCCACGATCAACTCCAGCTGCTGCAGATCGATGGGTTTGGTCAGAAAATCCAGCGCCCCCTCTTTCATGGCTGCCACCGCGCTTTCCAGACTGCCAAAGGCGGTCATGACGATCACCTCGACCTCGGGATTGATCCCCTTGACTTTTTGCAGCAGCTCGCGGCCGTCCATGCCCGGCATGCGCAGATCGGTGAGCAGCAGATCCACCGGCATCCGCTGGACAATCTCTATCGCCTCCTGAGCCAAGGCCGCTTGTTGAATCTGATATCCTTTTTTCGCCAAAAAACCTGCCAGCGATTCCCGCTGGGCCTGTTCATCATCGATGATCAAAAGCGTATGGACGGCCATTTTTCAATCCCTGCTAAAGTGAACGGCACGGCCCGGCCGCGAACCCGCGGCTAGGAAAAAAAGGTCTGCACCAGTTCGATCACTGCATAATAGCTGGTCATCAGAGAAAACAGAATAACCGCCCAGATGCCCGCCTTTTCACCAAGGGTGGCCTGATTGGGTCCCATCAGCTTTTCCTTGCTCAACAGGATCAGGGCGGGAATGGCCACGGCCGGCAAAATACAGGCCTGAAACGCCTGGGAAAAAATCATCAGGGCCGGTGGGCTTTGCTCAAGGAAAACAGAGCCGAAGGCAAAACACAAGGCCAGCAGAATCAGCACCCGGGCTAATCGCGAGTGCGTGGTGCGCGGAGTGCCGGTATAATCCGCGATCAGCCAGGGAGCGATCAGGACGATGGGGAAAACCGTCGACAGACCGGCGCCGACGATGCCCAGGATCAGGATCGCTGCCGCTAATTTTCCGCCAAGGGGCTCGAACAGAGCGATCATCTCGACGGTTTTTTCCAGTTTGAGTCCCATGACATGCAGCGTACCCGCGGACACAGCCATGATGACGCCGCTCAGGAAGAGCATCATCGAGGCCGATACCAGGGAATCCTTTTTTTCGGTTTTAAGATCCTGCAGCGTCCATCCCTTTTCCGCTACCACGGTGCTGCGCATGATGAACACCGCGGCTGAACAGGTGGTGCCGGCGATAGCCGCCACCAGTCCAAAGGCCCCCGGTTGATTCGGTATGCTCGGGATCAACCCCCGGCCGACAGAGGCAAAGTCCGGCTTGACCAGCAGAAAGACCACCAGGAACGAAACGCCCATCAGGATGACGAATCCGGTGAGAACTTTTTCAAACGATTGATACCGGCCGAACCAGAGCAATAGATAAAGCAGAACGGAAAAAAACAGGATGATCCAAAAGGTGTCGAGCACCCATCCTCCAAAAGCCATGCGGATGCCCTCCTGCACAAGGTCGGCCACAATCCCCATGACGCCGATTAGGGCCAAGAGTTCACCCATAATCAGCGCGATCAGGATGTAGAGGGAAAGCGCCCACCCGTGTCTGAATTGTGAACGAATCGTGTACAGCGCGGTTTTGCCGCTGACGATGGTCATCTTGCCATAGGCGACCATCAGGAGATAGGTGAAAAGACACGAAAGCACCAGCACCCAGAAGAGATGCATGCCGTGTTCGGCGCCTGTTTTAGCCATGGTGGTCACACTGCCTGTTCCGATGTTATAACCGATGAGAAACAGGCCCGGTCCTACGGCGGAAAGCGCGGCAGCGAATTTTTTTAACTTTATTTTCATAGCGATCCGGTAATATGGCTAATTTTTTAAAATACTCATTCAGCTGCTGAGAATCAAGCAGAATTGCCAAGGGCATCGCCCTGGACAGCAGTGGGCCGACGCAGAAAATTTATCTTGAAAGGAAGCGTTCTCTATCTATAGCTTTAGTCTTGCCGAGGGTTTGCATCAGCGCGTATGGGTTCAGGCGACGCGGACCATGAAGGGGATGCCGGTTTTTACTCTTGTTTTCAAGCTCTGAGAGGAGTGCCGGGGGTACTGATCAACGCATTGAATTATTTTACATTATGCTTGAAAATTTCTAGCCTGATTTGAAAAGATGGAAACCATAACCGGCGGAATAACATCTGTTGAATATTGGATCTGCAACGCAGCCTTTATTCAGTTTGGCGCCTGGAACGCATTGGCGTTCGGCATCGCCGGCATGACCGGCGCTGGCATTGTCGCCGGCGTCGTCATCGGCGTAACAGCAGCCGCAGTTTGCCGATAACCGCTCTTCCTCCATTCGCTCTTCCATCAAGCCTACAGGCGACGAGAAAACGCAGCGCTTCATTCTCTGCGTTACTTTTCAGCGAGGGACGGCGCATTGTACTGTGATGTGAAACGCAAAAAACGGGCCGTCCCTGACGTGATGTCAAACCGTCTCACCCGGCTTTGCGGTTAAGGCC
The nucleotide sequence above comes from bacterium. Encoded proteins:
- a CDS encoding sigma-54-dependent Fis family transcriptional regulator; translation: MAVHTLLIIDDEQAQRESLAGFLAKKGYQIQQAALAQEAIEIVQRMPVDLLLTDLRMPGMDGRELLQKVKGINPEVEVIVMTAFGSLESAVAAMKEGALDFLTKPIDLQQLELIVAKAIERKQLLSENARLRELVQEQQTFQGIITSSPLMQESLSIAGRAAESKATVLILGESGTGKELVAKAIHLAGPRRDKPFVAVNMAALPEQLLESEMFGHEKGAFTGAEKFRQGRFEMAHSGTLFIDEVGDIPAGLQVKLLRVLQSQSFERLGSSQPIQVDVRLIAATHRNLETLVKEGAFRQDLYYRLNVVQIRLPALRERRMDIPALANQFLKRFARLNEKPVHGFSREAMDLLLKHDYPGNVRELENMVEQAVVLCRDELITSRDLPLHALATPSATEPEAGASFQEQVAWFEKKLILEALQAAAGNQSKAAARLGMGERHLRYKLKKYGMK
- a CDS encoding Nramp family divalent metal transporter: MKIKLKKFAAALSAVGPGLFLIGYNIGTGSVTTMAKTGAEHGMHLFWVLVLSCLFTYLLMVAYGKMTIVSGKTALYTIRSQFRHGWALSLYILIALIMGELLALIGVMGIVADLVQEGIRMAFGGWVLDTFWIILFFSVLLYLLLWFGRYQSFEKVLTGFVILMGVSFLVVFLLVKPDFASVGRGLIPSIPNQPGAFGLVAAIAGTTCSAAVFIMRSTVVAEKGWTLQDLKTEKKDSLVSASMMLFLSGVIMAVSAGTLHVMGLKLEKTVEMIALFEPLGGKLAAAILILGIVGAGLSTVFPIVLIAPWLIADYTGTPRTTHSRLARVLILLALCFAFGSVFLEQSPPALMIFSQAFQACILPAVAIPALILLSKEKLMGPNQATLGEKAGIWAVILFSLMTSYYAVIELVQTFFS